The Stigmatella erecta DNA window TGAGGACATCCTCCAGACGGAGCGCCGCTACCTCAACCAGGGCATCTCCGAGGAGGCGGCGCTGGGCGGCGTGGCCTTCACCCACGGCCAGGGCACGCTGCTGTTCGACGCGGAAGGCAAGCAGTACCTGGACATGTCCGCGGGCATCTTCACCCAGTCCACCGGGCATGGGCACCCGCATGTGACTCGCAGCATGCACCGCCAGCTGGACCGGCTGTGGAACGTGCACGACTTTCCCACCGACGCGCGCGCCGCCCTCTGCGAGAAGCTGGCGCAGCACTTCCCCGAGCACCTGCAGACCTTCGCCTTCTTCACCACGGGCGCCGAGGCCATCGAGGCCGCCATCCGGGCCGTGTTCGGCGCCGTACCGCCGCAGCGCCAGCGGCTGGCGGCCCTGCGCTACGGCTTCCATGGCAAGACCCAGGGGGCCCGGATGCTGGTGCACTGGGACGTGGGCACCACGTCCTTCTCCGGCAACTCGGTGCTGGGCTATCCGGGGTACTGCTACCGCTGCCCGCTGGGCCGCACCTACCCGAGCTGCGAGATGCAGTGCGCCCAGCTCGTGAACAAGCACATCAGCAGCAAGAAGAACATCGCGGCCCTGTTCTTCGAGCCCATCCAGGGCGCGGCGGGCGTCATCGTTCCCCCGCTGGAGTACTGGCCGATGATTCAGGAGGAGTGCCGCAAGAACGGGGTGCTGCTCGTCGCGGATGAAATCGTCACGGGCGGGGGCAGGACGGGCGAGTTCCTCGCGTGCTCCCTCTTCAACGTCCAGCCGGACATCGTGGCCGCCGCCAAGGGGCTCTCCTCGGGCTTTCCTTTCTCCATGCTGGCGGGGCGCAAGAGCCTGCTGAACGAGGGGGAGTTCGCCCAGGGCGGCGCGGCCTCCTCCACCTTCGGCGGCAACCCCCTGAGCATGACGGCGGCCCGGGCCACCCTGGAGGTGCTGGAGTCCGAGCAGCTCCTGGACCGGGTGAAGCGGCTGGGCGCCCGGCTCCGGGAGGGGCTGCTGGCGCTCCAGGCGGACTTCCCCTTCGTCGGGGACGCGCGGGGCGTGGGGCTGCTCTATGCCCTGGAGTTCGTGACGACGCCCCAGGGCAAGGAGCCGGACGCGGCCAAGGCCCGGTTCTTCTTCCGGCGCTGCATGGAGCTGGGGGTGAAGACGTGTGTGGGGGGCCACATCATCCGCCTGGGGCCGCCCTTCACCGTGAGCGAGCAGGAGCTGGACCAGGCCCTGGGCGTGTTCGGCCAGGTGCTCAAGCAAATGCATGACCAGAAGGTCTGAGCTTCCGAGGCGCGCGCCATGACACGTCAGGTCTCCCGTCCCCAACTCGAGGCGAACCGCTCCCGGTTGCTCCAATCCTTCCAGGGCCAGCGCTGGCTGAGTGAGCCCAGCGGCCGGGACGGGGGGCTCGACATCGAGGACTTCGTGCAGCTGCCCGGAGAGGCCAGCCCCTTCGTGCTCACGCTCCTGCGCGTCCACGGCTCGGGCAACCGCTACTTCGTGCCCCTGCGCGTCACCCTCTCCGCCGGGCAGGAGGCGCAGCTGAGCGATGCGTCCTACGACGCGGGGTTCATCACCGCGCTGCTGCAGTGCATGCGCGAGCAGCGGACGCTCACCACCGAGAAGCAGCGCGCCCTCCATTGCCGGGCCCAGGCGCCCTCGCCGGGGGCGCCCGCCCTGGAGGTCACCCCCTTCAAGGTGGACATGTCGTCCAACTGCCTCAGCGAGCTGCGCCACGGGGAGGAGCGCTGGGTCTGCAAGCTCTACAAGCGCCTGAGCACCGACGGCGGCAATGAGCTCCGGGCCTTGCAGCTGCTGGCGGGCAGCGGCCTGGCCCCGGAGCTGCTGGGCTCCATCACCTACGAGGATGGCGCCGGGCTCCAGGCGCTGGGGGCCCTGACGGCGCTGGTCGAGGGCGAGCCCATCTATCTGCCGCTCAGCCGCCACATCAAAGCCCTCATCGCGCAGGTGGTGGCGGCCCCGGGAGAGGTCAGCCCCCTCACCCGGAACGGGCTCGCGGAGCTCGAGCCGCTGTGCCGCAGGCTCGGCGAGCAGCTGCTGCTCTTCCACCAGCGCCTGAACCAGGGCGCTTCGACGGGCGAGCCTGCCCTCTTCCAGCTCGCCCCCTACCTCGACACCCACCGGGCCCGCTGGGAGCGGCTCCATGCCGCCGTGGAGCAGGACGCGTCCCTGCCCGCCCCCCTGCGCGCCTCAGTCCTGCGGCAACTCCAGCGGGTGTCAAACGCCCTGCTGGCCCCTGGGAAGCTGCGCCACCTGCCCCCGCTGCCCGCCACCATCGCCCACGGGGACCTGCACCTCTCGCACATCCTCGTCGCCGCTTCGGAGGGCGGGGCGCCCCGGCTCTCCATCCTCGATGTCTCCCCGCGCAGCCTTGACGCCCAGGCCCCCGCCTTCCTCACGCAGACCGTGTTGCAGGATCTGCTCAGCCTGCTGCGCGCCATCCAGTACTTCGCCTTCGACGAGATTCTGGATGGCATCAAGGACGTGCTGGGCAACACCCAGCTGGAGGCCACCCGGCTCGTGCTGGAGAATCCCGCCAGCCTGCCGCCCTCCTGCCAGGCCCAGCTCACGGTGCTCTCGGATTGGAGCAAGGGGCTCTTCGGCTGCATCGAGCGCGCGTACCTGAGGGCCTTCGAGCGCGGCACCGCGCTGGACATCCATCCCAGCCATGCGCGGCTGTTCTACGTCTGCCGGCTGCTCCAGGAGCTGGAATACAACTACAGCTACAACCGCGGCTTCTTCAAGTACTGCGACTTCTACTACCTGCTCCACCTGGAAGGGCTCGAATAGAGCGACGACGTCATGCACATCCTCGAGTGCTATCTGGAATGCGGTGGTTTTGATTACAGCTTCATCAAGGGCGGCATCTCCGTCTACACCTGGAACCTGGCCAGCGCCTTCCGGGACGAGGGGCACCAGGTCTCCGTGCTCACCGCCGCGCACGGCCGCCTCGACTACCTCAAGAAGAACTACCCCGTGGAGGAGCTGCCCTACCGGCGGCGCTACACGCTGCCCCTCCAGCTGGATCCGCGCGTGTGGCGCGGCTTCGAGCCCCGGCAGGAGCTGGAGCTGGAGACCCGGGCCTACCGGATCCGCCACCAGGGCGTGGACCTGTACTTCCTGTGCAATGACATGCTGGACCGGTACAGCGACACCTTCTACCCGCCCTACGAGAGCAAGGGAAAGGACCTGGGCTTCTTCAAGCCGCTGGTGTTCCAGATGGACATGGTGCTCTTCATCCGCGAGTTCTTCGCGGACGAGAAGCTGCTCATCCACGCCCACGAGCCCTTCTATCAGTACCTGCTGCCGCTCGCCTTCCGGGACGACGCCAACAAGCGCATGGTGAGCACCGTGCAGAGCAACATGCCGGTCAACAAGAAGGTGTACCGGCCCGAGCTGCAGGCGCAGCTGGACTTCCTGGGCATCCGCGCCGACCTGGCGCCCTTCGACGATGCGCCGCAGACCGATGCCTTCGGCCGCTGCCTGAATGGGTACCTGCCCGAGACCCACCTGCACTACCCCTACCCGGACGACTACATCGCCTTCTACCCGTTGCTGCTCGAGTACAGCGACGCCGTCGACTTCCTGTCCGAGGGGCACCTGGCGTTCTACCGGAACTTCGAGGGCACGGCCTTCAAGGCCATGTTCCGGCGGCTGAAGGTGGCCGAAGTCACCCAGCGCAACGCGCAGAAGATGTTCGTGGGCTGGTGCGCCATCAGCGGCCGCTGGCACCAGACGGACTTCAGCCAGTACCGGCGGGAGGACGTGCTGCGCGGGCTGGGGCTGCGGCCCGAGCTGCCCACCTTCTTCCACAACGCCCGCTACGCGGTGCACCACAAGGGGCAGAACGAGCTGGTGCGCGCGGCGCGCAAGGTGCTGGAGACGGGAGCACCGTGCAACTTCATCCTCCGCTGCCTGTCGGGCAACGGCATCCCGGATCCGGCCTACCACGCCCTGGCGAAGGACTTCCCGGAGCAGGTCCGCCTGGAGTGGCACAACCGGCCCGAGGAGGACCTCGTGGCCATGGCGGCGGCGGCGGACTTCGGCCTCTTCCCCTCGAAGTTCGAGATGGACACCTTCCTCATCGCCCAGGGCGAGGCCATGCTCGCCGGCTGCGTCCCCATCGCCAGCCGGCAGCTCGGCATGAAGCACTGGCGGCACAGCCGCGCGTTCTGCGAGGCGCCCAGCCAGGTGACGGGGCTGGATGTGATTCGCTCCTTCCTGGCCAATGACGAGACGCTGGTGGACTCACTGGTCCGCGCGCTGCAAGAGGCGCTGGCGCTGTACCAGAACCGTCCCCGCTACGAGCAGCTCTCCCAGCGGGCCCGGGCCCGGGCCCAGGAGTTCACCTGGAAGATGAGCGCGCAGGCCCACCTCAAGGTCATGGAGCCGCTCTGGAAGGCGCCCCGGACGGTGGGCACCGCCGCCCCCGGCTCCCGGCCCGCGCCGGAGCCCGCGAAGGACTGGAAGGCCGCCATCAGCACCGAGGGCGAGCTGCTCGGCCTGCGCCGGCGCGAGCCCAGCTCGCCAGGGCTTCCGGCCTTGAGTGACACGGCCTCGGAGGCCGGACGGAAGCTCCTGTACCGCCTGGATGGCGCCCGGCAGGTCGAGTCCTTCTTCGAGGGGGAAGGCGGACGCTTCGAGCGGACGCTGCTCACCCGCTCGGCGGACACGTTCGAGGCGCTCCTGCCCGCCGCCGCCCAGCACAAGCCGCTGTTCCTGCTCGTCACCCTGGCCGATGGCAGCCAGTTCTGGGATGGAGCGGTCCATGAATGACCTCCGCGCGGTGTTGCTGGCCGGCGGCTACGGCAAGCGCATGGGGCGGCTCGGGGCCACCCGGGTGAAGCCGGTCATCCCGTTCGGCACCCGCTGCCACCTGATGGACTTCAGCCTGCACAACGCCCAGCGCTCCGGGCTCGACGAAGTCCTGCTGATGTCCCGGTACAACGAGGAGCAGCTCCACACCTACCTGCGCGAGACGTGGCACGCGCGGATTCCCATCCACTTCGGCCCCTTCAACGCGCTGCACTGGCAGCCCGCCGAGCAGGTGTACCGGGAGGTGCACCGCGCGGATGAGAAGGGCACCGCGGACGCCCTCACCCAGAACCGGCCCTACATCGATACGCCGCCCTACCGGCACACGCTCGTGCTGCACTCGGACCATGTCTACCTGTTCGACTACCGGGACATGTACCGCTTCCACCTGGAGCAGCGCGCGGCGCTGACCATCGGGTTCCAGCAGATCCCCCTGGAGTTCGTCTCGCTGTTCGGCATGGTGGAGGTCGACCCGCAGATGAACCTGCGGGCCTTCGTGGAGAAGCCGCCCCAGCCCACCTCGGACAAGGTCTTCACCGCAGTGTGCCTCTTCCGCAACGACATCCTCTACCGCTACCTCGAGGGCTTCCAGGGCACCCCCTGGCAGCACGACATCAGCCGGGATGTGATTCCGCGCATGCTGGCCGAGGAGGAGGTCATCAAGTGCTACCCCTTCCCGGACTACTGGGAGGACATCGGCACGGCGCACCGCTACCACCGGGCCCACATGAACCTGCTCCAGGGCATCGGCGTTCCCCTGGAGGACATGCCGCGCGTGCTCCCGGGCGGCGAGCAGTGCGTGCTCACGGAGACGGGCCGGGTGCGCAAGTCCATCGTGCCCGCCTCGCTCCGGGAGGGCCCAGCACACATCACACACTCGGTCGTCTTCGCGGGGGCCACCGTCGGCGAGGGGGCCCTCATCGAGAACAGCGTCGTGCTGCCCGGCAGCCGGATCGCCCCCGGGGTGCGCGTGAAGGACTCCATCGTCTGCTCTCACGAAGTGATTGAGTCGGACTTCATCGGCCGCCTGGAATAGGAACACAGCGAACATGGCTCACTACGTGGTGATCGACATTGGAGGCACCAACCTCCGGAGCGCCGTCTTCGACAGTGCCACCCAGCAGCTGCTCGACATTGGCCGGGGGCCCGTGGAGAACTTCCTCAACAATCCCGGCGTGCCGCCCGGACAGCTCTTCGACAAGCTGATTCACCAGGTGCTGGGCCACATCCGCGCCCACGCCGGGCGCTACCCCATCGCCGGTGTCGGCATCTCGTTCCCCGGCCCGGTCAATGAGCGGGGCGAGGTGCACAGCGCGCCCACGCTGTGGGGCACCACCCTTCGAAGCGTTCCGCTGCGCGAGCGGCTCCAGCAGGAGCTGGACGTTCCGGTCGCCGTCATGAATGACATCTCCGCGGCCGTGTACCGCTACCAGTCCTGGTTCAACGAGGACTTCGGCGTCATCACCATCAGCTCGGGCATTGGCAACAAGGTGTTCGCGGGCGGCCGGATGCTGCTCAACGGCCAGGGGCTGGGGGGCGAGCTGGGCCACCACAAGGTCGTGGAGGGGGACAACGCCCTGCCCTGCGACTGCGGGGGCCAGGGCCACCTGGGGGCCATCGCCTCCGGCCGGGGCACCGAGCGGCTCGCGCGGCTCTGGGCCCGCCGGGAGCCCGCCCGCTTCCAGGGCTCCGCGCTGTGGCGCCTCACGCAGGGGGATGCCGAGCGCATCGACACCCACGCGGTGGTGTCCGCCCTCCAGGCGGGAGATGCGCTGGCCAGCGACGTGCTCGCCTTCGGCCAGGCACACCTCGCCGCGAGCCTGGCGCTGCTCTACAACGCCGTGGGCGTGAAGCGCTTCGTCCTGATTGGCGGCTTCTGCATGGCGCTGGGAGCGCGCTACCTCGACGGGCTGAATGCCCAGCTCGCCCGGTGTGACTTGTTCTGCCTGTCCGAGCCGGAGCGGCTGGCCATGCTCCGCCTGGGGCAGAACGATGACGACCACAGCCTCTATGGCCTGGGCGCCTACTTTCTCCAGGCCTCCCCGGCGGACGTCCGGGCGGCGTGACACAGCGGGAGCCGGACATGGGGCAGCGCATCCTGGTGGCGGGAATCGTGGCGCTGGAGATGACCTACCGGATCGACGCCTTTCCCCTTCAGTATGATCCGGTCCGCTACCCCTTCTTCTGCCTCGGCAGCAGCGTGTCGGGCGGTGCCTACAACGTCGCCCGGGCCCTGAGCACGCTGGGCAATGACGTGCGGTGCGCCACGCTGCTGGGACGGGACGCCGCCGGGGGACTGGTGCGCCAGACCTTCGTCCAGGAAGGGCTCTCCCCGGACTTCGCCCTGGAGTCCCTGACGGACACCCCCCACGCCCTCATCCTCTATGACCGGGAGGGGCGGCGGCAGATCCACATCGACCTGAAGGACATCCAGGAGCAGGCGTACCCGGAGGAGCAGTTCGCGCAGGCCCTTCAGGGGTGCACGCTCGCGGCCGTGGGCAACGCCCACTTCTGCCGCCCTCTGCTCCGGCTCGCCCGGGAGGCCGGGGTGCCCATCGCCACGGACGTGCAGACCGTCTCCCACCTGGAGGATCCGTACAACCAGGAGTTCATGCGCGCCGCGGACATCCTCTTCATGAGCCACGAGCGGTTGCCGGTGTCCCCCACGGAGTGGGTGCACCAGGTGCGGGAGCGCTACGGCAACGGCATCATCGTCGTGGGCATGGGCGAGGAGGGTGCCCTGCTCTCGGTGCGCGGAGAGCCGGCGCCCCACCACGTCCCGGCCCTGCGGGGCCTGCCCGTGGTCAGCACCGTGGGGGCGGGAGACGCGCTCTTCTCCTGCTTCCTGCACGCGTATGCCCAGTCACGCGAGCCGCTGCCGGCCCTGCGCCAGGCCGTGGCCTTCGCCGCCTTCAAGATCGGCACGGCGGCGGGGGCCAGCGGCTTCCTCACCGAGGCGGAGCTGGAGCAGCTCCTTCAGGGCTCCGGGGGCGAGCGCCCGTAGGTCTGGGTGAACGAGGCCAGGCGGGCCAGGGCCTCGTCCGTGAGCTGCTCCCACCGGAAGCGCCAGCTCCAGTTGAGGGGACTGGCGCTGCCCGGCTGGTTCATGCGCGCCTCGGCGCCCAACCCCATCACATCCTGCAGGGGGGCCAGGGCCCACTGAGCCACCGAGGACCAGGCCAGACGGATCAGCTCCCAGTGAAGGGCTTCCGGAGCGGGCCCGCCCAGGTACTCCAGGGCGGCACGCCGCTCGGACTCCGGGGCCGATTGGAACCACCCCAGGGACGTGTTGGTGTCGTGCGTCCCGGTGTAGACGACGCAGCCCGGCCGGCACTTGTAGGGCACGTGGGGGTTGTCCGGCGTCTTCGTGAAGGCGTACTGGAGCACGCACATCCCCGGGAAGCCGAACGCGTCCCGGAGCGCGCGCATCGCCGGGGTGATGTAGCCCAGGTCCTCCACCACCACGGGAAGCGGGCCCAGCTGACGGCGCATGGACTCGAAGAAGGCGCTCCCGGGGCCGGGCGCCCAGGTCCCTTCCAGGGCGGGCCTGCCACTGGGAATGGCCCAGTACGCCTCGAAGCCTCCAAAGTGGTCGATCCGCACGTGATCAAACCGCTCGAAGCTCTGGCGGAGCCGGGCGGCCCACCACCCGTAGTCCTCCTGGGCCAGCCGGTTCCAATCATAGACGGGCATGCCCCAGCGCTGGCCCTCCGCGCAGAAGAAGTCATCGGGCGGGGCCCCGGACTCCCACGCGGGGGCGAACGTCTCCGGCGAGAGCTGGAAGTACTCGCGGCGGGCCCAGACATCCGCGCTGTTCTGGGACACGTAGATGGAGACATCCCCCACGAGCCGCACGCCCCGGCTGTTGGCGTAGGCCTTCAACGCGCCCCACTGCCGGTGGAACTCGAACTGAAGGTACTGGTGATGGCGCACCTCCTCCGCCAGGTGGCGGCGGGCGGACTCCAGGGCGCCAGGCTCCCGGCGCCGCAGCCCCTCGTCCCACCGGCGCCAGGCCCGGCCCTGCCCCTGGCGGATGGCCATGTAGAGCGCGTAGTCGTCCAGCCACTCGCGCGCCTCATGCTGGAACTGCTCGAACTGCCGCCGCAGGGAGGCGGAGGCCTGGGTCCAGAAGGCCTGGCTGGCCTTCGCCAGCAGACGCCCCTTGAGCTCGATGACCTGGCGGAAATCCATCCGCTCCAGACTGGACGCGGGGGCGCTCTCCAGCTCGTCCGCGCGCAGCAGGCCCTGCTCGCACAGCAGCTCGGGGCTCAGCATCAGCGGGTTGCCGGCGAACGCGGAGTACGCGGCATAGGGGGAGAACCATTCTTCATGCACGGGCCCCAGGGGCAGGAGCTGCCACAGCTGCTGGCCCGTGGCCGACAGGACATCCACGAAGCGCCGGGCCTCTGGCCCCAGGTCTCCCAGGCCGAAGCGGCCCGGAAGCGACGTGGGGTGGAGGATGAGGCCGCTCCTCCTGGGACTGGACTCCAAAGGATTCATGACGGTTTCCTGCGGCTCAGCGGCGGAAGGGGCCCGTGACTTCGTAGGTGACGCCCCGCCCGTCCGCCCCACGCTGGGAGCTGAAGTAGAACCTGCGCCCATCTGGACTGAACGCCGCCCCGGTGACCTCCGAGCCCTTGTGGCCCATCACCTGGAGAAAGGGCGCGACGCCCAGCTTGGGGGTGAGGACACAGACCTGCATGTCATCCCCGTCCTCGCAGACGAAGAGCTCCTTCGCGCGGGAGACGACCACGTTGTCCACCCCGGACAGCGGTGAGTGCGGGTGACGCGCCGTCTCGTAGAGGATCTCCAGGCGGCCGGTGGCCACGGTGAGCGCCCACACCCGGTTGTCATACTTCGTGGTGAAGTAGACGGTGCCGCTGTCGTACCAGCACCCTTCCCCCCCGCTGAACTCGCTCGACAGGTCCGCGTTGTCCTGGTCCGAGGCGGGCGCATCCGGCCTCACCGGGACCCAGCTCACGGTGGCGCCCGCCCGCGGATCGCCCTCGACGTGAGCCGCCTCCAGCGTGCCGGACGCCAGCGAGGGCCACTTCGCCGGGGTGAAGCGGTAGAGCCGTCCATCCGGCATGTCCTCGGTCAGGTAGAGGCGCCGGCCCATGGGATCCACCGCCACCGCCTCATGCATGAAGGCCCCCAGCGCGGGCCGCGCTTCGCCCTGGGAGGGCCGGGAGGGATCGCACTCCCAGACACGCCCCCGGCCCGTCTCCTCGCACGACAGCCAGGTCCCCCAGGGGGTGGGCCCCCCGGCGCAGTTGGTATCGGTTCCCTGGAGGATGCGGTAGGCGTCCTGGATGACGCCCTGGGCGTTAAAGCGCACCGCGGACGCTCCCCCAGGATCCGCCTCGCTGTTGGAGACGAGGACCCAGCCCCCCTCCGGGAGCGGAAAACACGCGCCCCCATCGGGGGCGGGATGCCACGTGTAGCGCGTTCCGGGCACCGCCTCTCCCGCCCGCCCGATGAGGCGCGAGGAGAACCCCTTGGGCAGGAGCAAGCCCTGCGCGTCGGGGGCTTGCGAGAGCGCGCCGTAAGGGCTCTTTCCTGGCTTCAGGGGGGCGGCGGAGGCGTTGCGCCAGAAGGCTGGCCCCAGGGCGAGCGAGCCTCCTCCCAGGAGTGCGAGGTGAAGCAGGTGACGGCGGTTCATGACGTCCGAGTTTTCCCGCAGAACGCCAAGGGAGGGAAGCCTCCGGGGCGCCTCCCGGCTGGGCGAGCGGACAGCCGTCCTGCTGGGAGCCCAGGGGACGCATGCATAGCTTGAGGGATGCCAAGTGCAGGCACACCTACGGAGCCCCTATGTCCACGCCCAAGATTCCCCTCAAGCTGTTGGATCCGGACGGCGGTTGGATCAACGCCCCTGTCCATGTCTCCGAGCTGGATGGGCAGCCCATCCTCCTCCACTTCTGGTCCATGGCGTGCGAGGACTGCATCTCCCAGTTCGCCGAGGTGAAGCAATGGCTCGAGGTCTTCGGCCCGCAGGGGCTGAAGGTCATCGGCGTCGACGTCACGCGCTCGGAGCAAGAGCTGAGCGACACCAACGCCGTGGAGGACTTCGCGCGCCGGCACGGGCTGAGCTACCCCATCGCGGTGGATGATGGCTCCATGGCGAAGGTGTACCGCGTGACCCAGCACCCCGCCTTCCTCCTCTTCAATGCGGAAGGTTGGCTGCGCTACCACCTCTCGGGGCGTGACGCGGCGCAGAAGGTGGAATCCGCGCTCCGGCTCCTCATGCATTCTCAGTCTTTCACCAGCGCCGCGCAGGCGCCCTGAGCGCGCACTCCCGTGCCTTCTGGGTGAGAGGCTTTGGCCGCCTCTCCCCAGCGGCGGGGGGAGTCAGCGCAGCCCCCTGTCCAGGGGGACCCGTGTCACGGGATACACCAGGCTTGTTGGTTTTTGACGTGTTACGTCAAATCCGTTTTATTCATTTTTTGTAGACTTCCCACAGGTGCGTTTTCTAGCGTCTCGCCTCCCGCGCTCCGGCGCGGCATGAGGAATCGAGAGAGACATGAAAACAGCTTCCCTGTGTGGAATCACGATGGCGCTGACGATGGCGCTGGGCTGCTCGAACGGACCTGTGGGCGTGGCGGAGGAGGCCGAAGGCTTCACGATGCTTCAGCACCACCCGTCCATGCTCGAGGCCAGCTACCAGTCGGGTGGCGCGTCCGTGCGCGCGATGCTGGTGGAGAGCGCGCCCAACGTCGTGGAGGTGACGTACGACTTCGGGGATCCGGTCATCGCGTTCCGCATTGATTACAACCAGGGCGAGGGCCACTTCATGCCGAACGGCAACCCGCTCGACGCGGCGCAGGCCCGGCTGATCACCCCGCTGCTCGAGGGCATCTCCCAGGCCGTGCCGGAAGAGGACTCGGCACGCTCGCGCGTCGAGAACGCGGCGATGCGGCAGACGAGCTTCATGCAGATCGTCCCGGTGGGCGAGCCCCTCTCGCCGTACCGCTTCGTCGCGGAGCGCGGCTGGACGCACATCTCCTGCTCCTGCGGCAGCCAGAACATCGGCGGCTATACGCGCCAGGCGGGCCGGGGCTGTAGCTGCAACGGCGGCTCGGGCAACGGCTGCAAGGGCCGCTGCGGCCAGGGCTGTGGCATCAACAGCACCCCCAAGTGCGTGGGCTCGACGGCCTACACGCAGGACTGCGCCAAGCACGACTACGGCCTCGGCAGCTTCGCGGCCGCCTCGGACGACTACTCCTTCGCGAGCAACAACTGCAGCTGCAGTGGAGTCGGATCCTGCGAGTAACCGCCCCGCTGCCCCTTCTCACCGCGCTGGCCGTGCTCGCGGGCACGGCCTTCGCGTGCAACCGTTCCTCCAGTCCCTGTCCTGACGGCGCACGGCTGCATGGCCGCGCCCCGCCGGAGGGGACCCTGCAATGGTGCGCGAAGCCCGATGGCCAGAAGCATGGCCGTTGGGCGGAGTGGCACCCCAATGGGAAGCTCAAGACCGAGGGCAGCTATGCCCAGGGCAAGATGGAAGGCCGCTGGGTCAGCTACTTCCCGACCGGTGTGAAGCAGCTCGAAGGCGAGTACCAGGGCGGCCTCAAGCGGGGCCAGTGGACGCTCTACTACGAGGAAGGACCCAAGAACCGCGAGGAGGTCCACGCCCCCGGCTCCAACGCGGTGAAGTGGACGGCGTGGCGCTCTGACGGGCAGGTGTGGGCCGAAGGAACGCTCGTGGGTCAGCGCCCGCAGGGGCCCTACTCCGAATGGCACCCCAACGGGGTGCTGGCCGCCCAGGGCCTCTACGAGGACGGCCGTCAAACCGGGCAGTGGACCTACTGGGATCTCCAGGGCCATGCCTCGGCCGAGCCGCAGGGC harbors:
- the malQ gene encoding 4-alpha-glucanotransferase codes for the protein MNPLESSPRRSGLILHPTSLPGRFGLGDLGPEARRFVDVLSATGQQLWQLLPLGPVHEEWFSPYAAYSAFAGNPLMLSPELLCEQGLLRADELESAPASSLERMDFRQVIELKGRLLAKASQAFWTQASASLRRQFEQFQHEAREWLDDYALYMAIRQGQGRAWRRWDEGLRRREPGALESARRHLAEEVRHHQYLQFEFHRQWGALKAYANSRGVRLVGDVSIYVSQNSADVWARREYFQLSPETFAPAWESGAPPDDFFCAEGQRWGMPVYDWNRLAQEDYGWWAARLRQSFERFDHVRIDHFGGFEAYWAIPSGRPALEGTWAPGPGSAFFESMRRQLGPLPVVVEDLGYITPAMRALRDAFGFPGMCVLQYAFTKTPDNPHVPYKCRPGCVVYTGTHDTNTSLGWFQSAPESERRAALEYLGGPAPEALHWELIRLAWSSVAQWALAPLQDVMGLGAEARMNQPGSASPLNWSWRFRWEQLTDEALARLASFTQTYGRSPPEP
- a CDS encoding TlpA family protein disulfide reductase is translated as MSTPKIPLKLLDPDGGWINAPVHVSELDGQPILLHFWSMACEDCISQFAEVKQWLEVFGPQGLKVIGVDVTRSEQELSDTNAVEDFARRHGLSYPIAVDDGSMAKVYRVTQHPAFLLFNAEGWLRYHLSGRDAAQKVESALRLLMHSQSFTSAAQAP
- a CDS encoding alkaline phosphatase PhoX, which encodes MNRRHLLHLALLGGGSLALGPAFWRNASAAPLKPGKSPYGALSQAPDAQGLLLPKGFSSRLIGRAGEAVPGTRYTWHPAPDGGACFPLPEGGWVLVSNSEADPGGASAVRFNAQGVIQDAYRILQGTDTNCAGGPTPWGTWLSCEETGRGRVWECDPSRPSQGEARPALGAFMHEAVAVDPMGRRLYLTEDMPDGRLYRFTPAKWPSLASGTLEAAHVEGDPRAGATVSWVPVRPDAPASDQDNADLSSEFSGGEGCWYDSGTVYFTTKYDNRVWALTVATGRLEILYETARHPHSPLSGVDNVVVSRAKELFVCEDGDDMQVCVLTPKLGVAPFLQVMGHKGSEVTGAAFSPDGRRFYFSSQRGADGRGVTYEVTGPFRR
- a CDS encoding toxin-antitoxin system YwqK family antitoxin, which translates into the protein MLAGTAFACNRSSSPCPDGARLHGRAPPEGTLQWCAKPDGQKHGRWAEWHPNGKLKTEGSYAQGKMEGRWVSYFPTGVKQLEGEYQGGLKRGQWTLYYEEGPKNREEVHAPGSNAVKWTAWRSDGQVWAEGTLVGQRPQGPYSEWHPNGVLAAQGLYEDGRQTGQWTYWDLQGHASAEPQGDFAKE